The following coding sequences are from one Myxococcus stipitatus window:
- a CDS encoding response regulator: MTQQIRALVVDDSQAMRRSIMYALQRLSGVVCTEAQDGAEGLKKLTQGRFDLVLTDINMPLMDGLKLIRHIRQATDHRDVPIVVITTEGAAADRERALALGASAYLVKPVQAKVVMDTVRDLLKLD, encoded by the coding sequence ATGACGCAGCAGATTCGAGCCCTGGTGGTGGACGACTCGCAGGCCATGCGCCGCAGCATCATGTATGCGTTGCAGCGTCTGAGCGGCGTCGTCTGCACGGAGGCGCAGGACGGAGCCGAGGGGCTGAAGAAGCTGACCCAGGGGCGGTTCGACCTGGTGTTGACGGACATCAACATGCCGTTGATGGATGGCCTGAAGCTCATCCGTCACATCCGCCAGGCCACGGACCACCGGGACGTGCCCATCGTGGTCATCACCACCGAGGGCGCGGCGGCGGACCGCGAGCGGGCGCTGGCCCTGGGCGCGAGCGCGTACCTCGTCAAGCCCGTGCAGGCGAAGGTCGTCATGGACACGGTCCGCGACCTGCTGAAGCTGGACTGA
- a CDS encoding CheR family methyltransferase — protein MARFDDSRPEMTLEEFRLLRDHVYSHCGILVHEDMKFVMERRLWPRLEALGVSDFGAYHRFLRHDPNRHAELEAAVESLTTHETYFFREPSQLKAFREELVPVLERRNARSRRLRLWSAGCSSGEEAYTLAMLLRDERRFEGWDVEVYGTDISRRVLAMARRAEYGPSALRATSADLLERFFVPAANNRVRVRDDVRAMVSFGHHNLLDEAGSQLVTKMDAVFCRNVMIYFDQSARRRVLRILRDRLVPGGYLLLGHSENLLNLGADFELVHLRGDLVYRRPELPALLRSEER, from the coding sequence GTGGCGCGCTTCGACGACAGCCGACCGGAGATGACGCTGGAGGAGTTCCGCCTCCTGCGCGACCACGTCTATTCGCACTGCGGCATCCTCGTGCACGAGGACATGAAGTTCGTCATGGAGCGCAGGCTGTGGCCGCGGCTGGAGGCGCTGGGCGTGTCCGACTTCGGGGCCTATCACCGCTTCCTGCGCCACGACCCGAACCGGCACGCGGAGCTGGAGGCGGCCGTCGAGTCGCTCACCACGCACGAGACGTACTTCTTCCGCGAGCCCTCCCAGCTCAAGGCGTTCCGCGAGGAACTGGTGCCCGTGTTGGAGCGGCGCAACGCGCGTTCGCGCCGCCTGCGGCTGTGGTCGGCGGGCTGCTCCTCCGGGGAGGAGGCCTACACCCTGGCCATGCTCCTGCGGGACGAGCGGCGCTTCGAGGGCTGGGACGTGGAGGTGTACGGCACGGACATCTCCCGGCGCGTGCTGGCGATGGCGCGGCGGGCGGAGTACGGCCCCTCCGCGCTGCGCGCCACGTCCGCGGACCTGCTGGAGCGCTTCTTCGTGCCGGCGGCGAACAACCGGGTGCGGGTGCGTGACGACGTGCGCGCCATGGTGTCCTTCGGTCACCACAACCTGCTGGACGAGGCGGGCAGCCAGCTGGTGACGAAGATGGACGCCGTCTTCTGCCGCAACGTGATGATCTACTTCGACCAGTCGGCGCGGCGACGGGTGCTGCGCATCCTGAGGGATCGGCTGGTGCCGGGCGGCTACCTGCTGCTGGGGCATTCGGAGAACCTGTTGAACCTGGGCGCTGACTTCGAACTGGTCCACCTGCGTGGAGACCTGGTCTATCGCCGGCCCGAGCTGCCGGCCCTCCTGCGGAGCGAGGAGCGATGA
- a CDS encoding NAD(P)-dependent oxidoreductase: MDVGFVGLGNMGLPMARQLLTAGHALRVWNRTAARADPLVKQGARLATSPAEAARGAQVVFSMLADDRAAEAVALGEDGVGTGLAKGAVHVSSSTISVALSRRLAEAHARAGQGYVAAPVFGRPEAAEAKQLWVLAAGPAGDVARCKPLLESLGRGVTVLGEEASAANVVKLSGNFLIASMMEALGEAFALTRKAGLEPTRFLEVFQAVFARSPIFENYARAIAEERYRPAGFAMHLGLKDVGLVLEAARAAQVPMPLASLLRDQYLGGVAQGHGDLDWSALGALIAARAGLPGPR, from the coding sequence ATGGACGTGGGATTCGTTGGATTGGGCAACATGGGCCTGCCCATGGCGAGGCAGCTGCTCACGGCGGGGCATGCGTTGAGGGTATGGAACCGCACGGCGGCCCGCGCCGACCCCCTGGTGAAGCAGGGCGCGCGTCTGGCCACGTCTCCCGCCGAGGCCGCGCGCGGCGCGCAGGTCGTCTTCAGCATGCTCGCGGACGACCGGGCCGCGGAGGCGGTGGCGCTGGGCGAGGACGGCGTGGGGACGGGGCTCGCGAAGGGGGCGGTGCACGTCTCCTCGAGCACCATCTCCGTGGCGCTGTCGCGCCGGCTGGCGGAGGCGCATGCGCGCGCCGGGCAGGGCTACGTGGCGGCGCCGGTGTTCGGCCGCCCCGAGGCCGCGGAGGCGAAGCAGCTCTGGGTGCTGGCCGCCGGGCCCGCCGGGGACGTGGCGCGCTGCAAGCCGCTGCTGGAGTCGCTGGGGCGGGGCGTCACCGTGCTCGGCGAGGAGGCGTCCGCCGCCAACGTGGTGAAGCTGTCCGGCAACTTCCTCATCGCGTCGATGATGGAGGCGCTCGGCGAGGCGTTCGCGCTCACGCGCAAGGCGGGCCTGGAGCCCACGCGGTTCCTGGAGGTGTTCCAGGCGGTCTTCGCGCGCTCGCCCATCTTCGAGAACTACGCGCGCGCCATCGCCGAGGAGCGCTACAGGCCCGCGGGCTTCGCCATGCACCTGGGGCTGAAGGACGTGGGGCTCGTGCTGGAGGCGGCGCGGGCGGCGCAGGTGCCCATGCCGCTGGCGAGTCTGCTGCGGGACCAGTACCTGGGCGGCGTGGCGCAGGGGCATGGGGACCTGGACTGGTCCGCCCTGGGCGCGCTCATCGCCGCTCGCGCGGGCCTGCCGGGGCCTCGTTGA
- a CDS encoding ABC transporter ATP-binding protein — protein sequence MDFLLRVAGLEKRYGDVKAVQGVSFSVAPGEVLGLVGPNGAGKTSTLRCLAGILPPTAGRVVVAGYDLAKDAVDAKRQLAFLPDEPRFFEYLTVWEHLNFTARLYGVEDWAERGRALLEEMELAGKEKALPGELSRGMKQKLSIACGFLHSPRLILLDEPLTGLDPIGIRRMKASLRRRAEEGAALVLSSHLLPLVEELCHRLLVIAGGRTMALGSLEEIRARLSGPGAEQATLEDLFVRITSAAGGEKAPP from the coding sequence ATGGACTTCCTGCTGCGCGTGGCGGGCCTGGAGAAGCGCTACGGCGACGTCAAGGCCGTGCAGGGCGTGAGCTTCTCGGTGGCCCCGGGAGAGGTCCTGGGGCTGGTGGGCCCCAACGGCGCCGGGAAGACGTCCACGCTCCGGTGCCTGGCCGGCATCCTCCCTCCCACGGCGGGACGGGTGGTGGTGGCGGGCTACGACCTGGCGAAGGACGCGGTGGACGCCAAGCGACAGCTCGCGTTCCTCCCGGACGAGCCCCGCTTCTTCGAGTACCTCACCGTCTGGGAGCACCTGAACTTCACGGCGCGGCTCTACGGCGTGGAGGACTGGGCGGAGCGCGGCCGCGCGCTGCTGGAGGAGATGGAGCTGGCCGGCAAGGAGAAGGCGCTGCCGGGCGAGCTGTCTCGCGGGATGAAGCAGAAGCTGTCCATCGCCTGTGGCTTCCTGCACTCGCCCCGGCTCATCCTCCTGGACGAGCCGCTCACGGGACTGGACCCCATCGGCATCCGGCGCATGAAGGCTTCGCTGCGACGGCGCGCCGAGGAGGGCGCCGCGCTGGTGCTCTCCTCGCACCTGCTGCCGCTGGTGGAGGAGCTGTGTCACCGGCTGCTCGTCATCGCCGGGGGGCGGACCATGGCGCTGGGCAGCCTCGAGGAGATCCGCGCGCGGCTGAGCGGCCCGGGGGCGGAGCAGGCGACGCTGGAGGACCTGTTCGTCCGCATCACCAGCGCGGCGGGCGGGGAGAAGGCGCCGCCGTGA
- the cheB gene encoding chemotaxis-specific protein-glutamate methyltransferase CheB, whose amino-acid sequence MSARDVVSVLVIDDSAQNRRTLTSMLESSDDVRVLDRAADGEEGLRKVLELRPDVVTLDLEMPRLGGFTFLRLLMRTAPTPVIVISSYAHKSDVFKALELGAFDFIAKPARGTAEELEALRRELLEKVHAALHVRPGQRHAAPGARALAVAGELPLVVAVGASTGGPPAVQRVLEGLASEPTPCVLVSQHMPAQFTRAFAERLDRIGPFTVTEAAEGDTVQPGHVYIAPGGRHLVVVERGTRLELHTPPPTPLDKYAPSVDRLFTSVAQVLGTDALAVVLTGMGADGAMGAREVQRAGGEVWAESEETAVVFGMPGEAIATGAVKRVLRLGEIGPALATLARRWR is encoded by the coding sequence ATGAGCGCGCGGGACGTGGTGTCGGTGCTCGTCATCGACGACTCGGCGCAGAACCGGCGCACCCTCACGTCGATGCTGGAGTCGTCCGACGACGTCCGCGTGCTGGACCGCGCGGCGGACGGCGAGGAGGGGTTGCGCAAGGTCCTGGAGCTGCGGCCGGACGTGGTGACGCTGGACCTGGAGATGCCCCGGCTGGGCGGCTTCACCTTCCTGCGCCTGTTGATGCGCACCGCGCCCACGCCCGTCATCGTCATCTCCAGCTACGCGCACAAGTCGGACGTCTTCAAGGCGCTGGAGCTGGGCGCGTTCGACTTCATCGCCAAGCCCGCCAGGGGGACCGCCGAGGAGCTGGAGGCGCTGCGCCGCGAGCTGCTGGAGAAGGTCCACGCCGCGCTGCACGTGCGGCCCGGACAGCGCCATGCCGCGCCGGGCGCGCGCGCGCTGGCGGTGGCCGGAGAGCTGCCGCTGGTCGTCGCGGTGGGGGCGTCCACGGGCGGGCCTCCGGCGGTGCAGCGGGTGCTCGAGGGGCTGGCCTCCGAACCGACACCCTGCGTGCTCGTGAGCCAGCACATGCCCGCGCAGTTCACGCGGGCCTTCGCGGAGCGGCTGGACCGCATCGGCCCCTTCACGGTGACGGAGGCCGCCGAGGGAGACACCGTGCAGCCGGGGCATGTGTACATCGCGCCGGGCGGCCGGCACCTGGTGGTCGTGGAGCGAGGCACGCGGCTGGAGCTGCACACGCCGCCCCCCACGCCGCTGGACAAATACGCGCCCAGCGTGGACCGGCTCTTCACCAGCGTGGCGCAGGTGCTGGGGACGGACGCGCTGGCGGTGGTGCTCACCGGCATGGGGGCGGATGGCGCCATGGGCGCACGCGAGGTGCAGCGCGCTGGAGGCGAGGTGTGGGCGGAGTCCGAGGAGACGGCCGTCGTGTTCGGGATGCCGGGAGAGGCCATCGCCACCGGCGCGGTGAAGCGGGTGCTGAGACTGGGAGAAATCGGACCCGCGCTGGCGACGCTGGCGCGGCGGTGGCGATGA
- a CDS encoding SusC/RagA family TonB-linked outer membrane protein, translating to MVSRVVKGRVADRLTNEGLPLVRVIIKGTTQGVETELDGTFTLPNVPPGSVTLLFSSQDYGEREVRVGPAQREVNVALDNIFSEEMVVVGRASELARKHLTNSVASVNAEEMNRAPSQTVDQALQGKVAGANIQSNSGAPGGGIQMRLRGVSTINGSSQPLYVIDGVLVSDVAIASGVWAVTESVRGSNPSATQDNQVNRIADINPNDIESIEVLKGASAAAIYGSKASNGVVIINTKRGRAGEPKVDITQRLGMYTLANKLGTRKFNSAQEVVDTFGEDALEYYTPGRNYDHEAELSGRRDLSSETIASVSGATGNTKYFASALLRNDEGIIANTGYEKQSFRLNLGQTIGDTVEVNVATNLIHSLGQRGLTNNDNASVSYYMVMPTAPSFVDLRADANGVFPRNPFVPNGSNPLQTAALTRNDEDVWRLIGSGDATIHLWKTDENHLRLLANAGVDRFQQENRLVFPPELNFEPVDTFPGTSLYGTSQVRNLNGGINLVHTYRPASRVLSATTSGGVQFEERRIDTTYIVSRNLNAGQPGVDSGTVIGVRDNAQHVRDRGYYLQEEVITLDERLTLVGAIRAEQSSANGNTNKLFLYPKLASAYRIPSFHPLVNELKVRLAYGETGNQPTYGMKFSGMSALGNVQGTPGLVGTGVAGDPNIRPERQREIEAGVDAMFLGGDLVAELTVYQRAISDLLLQRTLPGSTGFTTQFTNGGSLRNRGIEAMLQVTPVRGNFEWTSSATFALNRSKVTSLPVAPFAAGGFGNSLGSFFIQEGASATQIVGNMGVDENGRPIVKKIGDTEPTFTLGFANTLKYGDVSLSFLWHWQQGSDIINLTRFLYDDAGTSEDYVSRGRQRATDWANSNASVYVEDATFLKLREVTIAYNLPKSWVSAIPKLQTARLSVSGRNLLTFTSYSGLDPEVSNFGNQAIARNIDVAPFPPSRSFWTSLDVGF from the coding sequence GTGGTGAGTCGCGTCGTCAAGGGCCGCGTCGCGGACCGGCTGACGAACGAGGGCCTGCCCCTGGTGCGCGTCATCATCAAGGGCACCACCCAGGGCGTGGAGACGGAGCTGGACGGTACCTTCACGCTGCCCAACGTCCCCCCTGGCTCGGTGACGCTGCTGTTCTCCTCGCAGGACTACGGCGAGCGCGAGGTGCGCGTCGGCCCCGCCCAGCGCGAGGTGAACGTCGCGCTCGACAACATCTTCTCGGAGGAGATGGTCGTGGTGGGCCGCGCCTCGGAGCTGGCCCGTAAGCACCTGACCAACTCGGTGGCGTCCGTGAACGCGGAGGAGATGAACCGCGCCCCGTCCCAGACGGTCGACCAGGCCCTCCAGGGCAAGGTGGCCGGCGCCAACATCCAATCCAACTCCGGCGCCCCGGGCGGCGGCATCCAGATGCGCCTGCGCGGCGTGTCCACCATCAACGGCTCCTCCCAGCCGCTCTACGTCATCGACGGCGTGCTCGTCAGCGACGTGGCCATCGCCTCGGGCGTGTGGGCGGTGACGGAGTCCGTGCGCGGCTCCAACCCGAGCGCCACCCAGGACAACCAGGTCAACCGCATCGCGGACATCAACCCCAACGACATCGAGAGCATCGAGGTCCTCAAGGGCGCGTCCGCCGCCGCCATCTACGGCTCCAAGGCCTCCAACGGCGTCGTCATCATCAACACCAAGCGCGGCCGCGCGGGCGAGCCCAAGGTCGACATCACCCAGCGGCTCGGCATGTACACCCTGGCCAACAAGCTGGGCACCCGTAAGTTCAACTCCGCGCAGGAGGTCGTCGACACCTTCGGCGAGGACGCGCTGGAGTACTACACGCCCGGCCGCAACTACGACCACGAGGCGGAGCTGTCCGGACGACGCGACCTGTCCTCCGAGACGATCGCCAGCGTGAGCGGCGCGACCGGCAACACGAAGTACTTCGCGTCCGCGCTCTTGCGCAACGACGAGGGCATCATCGCCAACACCGGCTACGAGAAGCAGTCGTTCCGCCTCAACCTGGGGCAGACGATTGGCGACACGGTGGAGGTCAACGTCGCCACCAACCTCATCCACTCGCTGGGTCAGCGCGGCCTGACCAACAACGACAACGCGAGCGTGTCGTACTACATGGTGATGCCGACCGCGCCCAGCTTCGTGGACCTCCGCGCGGACGCGAACGGTGTCTTCCCGCGCAACCCGTTCGTCCCCAACGGCTCCAACCCGCTGCAGACGGCGGCGCTGACGCGGAACGACGAGGACGTGTGGCGCCTGATCGGCTCCGGCGACGCCACCATCCACCTGTGGAAGACGGACGAGAACCACCTGCGGCTGCTCGCCAACGCCGGCGTGGACCGCTTCCAGCAGGAGAACCGCCTGGTATTCCCGCCCGAGCTCAACTTCGAGCCGGTCGACACCTTCCCGGGCACGTCGCTGTACGGCACCAGCCAGGTGCGCAACCTGAACGGGGGCATCAACCTCGTCCACACGTACCGGCCGGCCTCGCGCGTCCTGAGCGCCACCACCTCCGGCGGCGTCCAGTTCGAGGAGCGCCGCATCGACACCACGTACATCGTCAGCCGCAACCTCAACGCCGGCCAGCCGGGCGTGGACTCCGGCACGGTGATTGGCGTGCGCGACAACGCGCAGCACGTGCGTGACCGTGGCTACTACCTCCAGGAGGAAGTGATCACGCTCGACGAGCGGCTGACCCTGGTCGGCGCCATCCGCGCCGAGCAGAGCAGCGCCAACGGCAACACCAACAAGCTCTTCCTCTACCCGAAGCTGGCCTCCGCGTACCGCATCCCTTCGTTCCACCCACTGGTGAACGAGCTCAAGGTCCGCCTGGCCTACGGTGAGACGGGCAACCAGCCGACCTACGGCATGAAGTTCAGCGGCATGAGCGCGCTGGGTAACGTGCAGGGCACCCCGGGCCTCGTCGGCACGGGCGTGGCCGGCGACCCCAACATCCGTCCGGAGCGCCAGCGGGAGATCGAGGCCGGTGTCGACGCGATGTTCCTCGGCGGCGACCTGGTGGCCGAGCTGACCGTCTACCAGCGCGCCATCAGCGACCTGCTCCTGCAGCGCACGCTGCCGGGCTCCACGGGCTTCACCACCCAGTTCACCAACGGCGGCTCGCTGCGCAACCGCGGCATCGAGGCCATGCTGCAGGTGACGCCGGTGCGCGGCAACTTCGAGTGGACCTCGTCCGCCACCTTCGCCCTCAACCGCAGCAAGGTGACCAGCCTGCCGGTCGCTCCGTTCGCGGCGGGCGGCTTCGGCAACTCGCTCGGTTCGTTCTTCATCCAGGAAGGCGCCTCGGCGACGCAGATCGTCGGCAACATGGGCGTGGACGAGAACGGCCGTCCCATCGTGAAGAAGATCGGCGACACCGAGCCCACCTTCACCCTGGGCTTCGCCAACACGCTCAAGTACGGCGACGTGAGCCTGTCCTTCCTCTGGCACTGGCAGCAGGGCAGCGACATCATCAACCTGACCCGCTTCCTGTACGACGACGCGGGCACGTCCGAGGACTACGTGAGCCGCGGTCGCCAGCGCGCGACGGACTGGGCCAACAGCAACGCGAGCGTCTACGTGGAGGACGCCACGTTCCTGAAGCTGCGTGAGGTGACCATCGCGTACAACCTGCCCAAGTCCTGGGTGTCCGCGATTCCGAAGCTCCAAACGGCCCGCCTGAGCGTCAGCGGTCGCAACCTGCTGACCTTCACCAGCTACTCCGGCCTCGACCCCGAGGTGAGCAACTTCGGCAACCAGGCCATCGCACGCAACATCGACGTCGCTCCCTTCCCCCCCAGCCGCAGCTTCTGGACGTCCCTCGACGTCGGGTTCTGA
- a CDS encoding RagB/SusD family nutrient uptake outer membrane protein, giving the protein MNMHLTKKTLVALGAALSLVGCGLDIGDLNNPSLDGFRDNPTPSSINSASTGLTIGHRVVIATQNGYVAELGVIGREAYVFDSSEPRTVNELLGPTLDPGGPAFGGNFWTQPYANIRNANTLLTALDKVQGMTDAEKEGVRGFAKTFQALDLLMVINTRDENGAPIDVDLPLGQLAPIATKAEVFTRIASLLDEAQTHLGAAGDKFSFRLSTGFNGFNTPATFLKFNRAIRARVAVYMGQYQVALDALSQSFLDATASADDGAKAAALTSLNVGVYHTFRAASGDLDNGLLTEKIFAHPSIETDAEKQADGATPDDRFTRKTRKIDEVKGGGGKLVTTLRFTLYPTSDSPVPIIRNEELILLRAEANIGLEQIGVAMDDINYIRTRSGRLAPRLDVTTKEAALDELLKQKRYSLLFEGGHRWIDLRRYDKLDTLPREIDPNYAPHERFPIPVTETDAR; this is encoded by the coding sequence ATGAACATGCATCTGACGAAGAAGACACTGGTGGCGCTCGGCGCGGCGCTGAGCCTCGTGGGCTGCGGCCTGGACATCGGGGACCTCAACAACCCGAGCCTGGACGGCTTCCGCGACAACCCCACCCCGTCGAGCATCAACAGCGCCTCCACGGGACTGACCATCGGCCACCGCGTCGTCATCGCGACGCAGAACGGCTACGTGGCCGAGCTGGGGGTCATCGGACGCGAGGCCTACGTGTTCGATTCCTCCGAGCCCCGCACGGTGAACGAGCTGCTCGGTCCCACGCTCGACCCGGGCGGTCCGGCCTTCGGCGGCAACTTCTGGACGCAGCCCTACGCCAACATCCGCAACGCCAACACGCTCCTGACCGCGCTCGACAAGGTCCAGGGCATGACGGACGCGGAGAAGGAAGGCGTGCGCGGCTTCGCGAAGACGTTCCAGGCGCTCGACCTGCTCATGGTCATCAACACCCGGGACGAGAACGGCGCGCCCATCGACGTGGACCTGCCGCTCGGTCAGCTCGCCCCCATCGCGACGAAGGCGGAGGTGTTCACGCGCATCGCCTCCCTGCTCGACGAAGCGCAGACGCACCTGGGCGCCGCCGGAGACAAGTTCTCCTTCCGGCTGAGCACGGGCTTCAATGGCTTCAACACGCCGGCGACGTTCCTGAAGTTCAACCGCGCCATCCGCGCTCGCGTGGCCGTCTACATGGGCCAGTACCAGGTGGCGCTGGACGCCCTCAGCCAGTCGTTCCTGGACGCCACCGCGTCCGCGGACGATGGCGCCAAGGCCGCGGCGCTCACGTCGCTGAACGTGGGCGTCTACCACACGTTCCGCGCCGCCTCCGGTGACCTGGACAACGGCCTGCTGACCGAGAAGATCTTCGCCCACCCGTCCATCGAGACGGACGCGGAGAAGCAGGCCGATGGCGCCACGCCGGACGACCGCTTCACGCGCAAGACGCGGAAGATCGACGAGGTCAAGGGCGGTGGCGGCAAGCTGGTGACGACGCTGCGCTTCACGCTCTACCCCACCAGCGACTCGCCGGTGCCCATCATCCGCAACGAGGAGCTCATCCTCCTGCGCGCGGAGGCCAACATCGGCCTGGAGCAGATCGGCGTGGCGATGGATGACATCAACTACATCCGCACCCGCTCCGGCCGCCTGGCGCCCCGCCTGGACGTCACCACCAAGGAGGCCGCGCTGGACGAGCTGCTGAAGCAGAAGCGGTACTCGCTGCTGTTCGAGGGCGGCCACCGGTGGATCGACCTGCGCCGCTACGACAAGCTGGACACCCTCCCCCGCGAGATCGACCCCAACTACGCCCCGCACGAGCGCTTCCCCATCCCCGTCACGGAGACGGACGCTCGCTAG
- a CDS encoding putative ABC exporter domain-containing protein: MSFPGAVGFLWLASWRNRLRLQLQRLRRPRYLLGALVGLGYVYSVFLRRLDFSGPLGSVPPGVRLFAELSLVVSALATVLGAWALGPDRPSLTFSDAEVVQLFPAPVERTSLLHYKLARGWMGAALGALMATLFIGRLANPSPALFFAGSLLGLGTLYLHTTAASFTRTRLAARGWVGQGLRWGGVGLALMTVGWVGFLALEAHPFPEDVGSGRQVGRWLESLLATPGVSALLWPARLLVAPSLARDLASFVHTLPPVGVMVVAHYVWLRVAEVPFEEAAVLRAESRTRERALRGSGRGGKAGAIPLRKAPFRLAARGRPEVALVWKNLIARKRLGGGALSLVVFLLTGGVVAALMGDARLFTDTRRVLGPLALTAAVLLTVMGPSAFRMDLRMDMPKLDLLRALPLAGWQVVGAELAASALAVGAFQVGLLGVALGMGPGVEDEGLRAAWGPGLLSLGFVLPAVSLAGLFVQNAAVVLFPAWVPADRGERARGIEALGQRLLTLMGSLVVTLVGLAPASLVGLVVGFPLWPSLEVWSLPWAAAAAALVLVAEVGVGIALVGRAFEHLDVAEDRPE; the protein is encoded by the coding sequence GTGAGCTTCCCGGGCGCGGTGGGGTTCCTGTGGCTCGCGTCGTGGCGCAACCGCCTGCGGCTCCAGCTCCAGCGACTGCGTCGGCCCCGCTACCTCCTCGGCGCCCTGGTGGGGCTGGGCTACGTGTACTCCGTCTTCCTGCGCCGGCTCGACTTCTCCGGGCCGCTGGGGAGCGTGCCACCCGGCGTCCGCCTGTTCGCGGAGCTGTCGCTCGTTGTGTCCGCGCTGGCGACGGTGCTCGGCGCGTGGGCGCTGGGGCCGGACCGGCCCTCGTTGACGTTCTCCGACGCGGAGGTGGTGCAGCTGTTCCCCGCGCCCGTCGAGCGCACGTCGCTCCTGCACTACAAGCTGGCGAGGGGCTGGATGGGGGCGGCGCTCGGCGCCCTCATGGCCACGCTCTTCATCGGCCGGCTGGCGAACCCCTCGCCGGCGCTCTTCTTCGCGGGCTCCCTGCTGGGCCTGGGCACGCTGTACCTGCACACGACGGCGGCGTCCTTCACCCGCACGCGGCTGGCGGCGCGAGGGTGGGTGGGCCAGGGGCTTCGCTGGGGCGGCGTGGGGCTGGCGCTGATGACGGTGGGGTGGGTGGGCTTCCTCGCCCTGGAGGCCCATCCGTTCCCGGAGGACGTGGGCTCCGGCCGGCAGGTGGGGCGCTGGCTCGAGTCCCTCCTGGCGACGCCGGGGGTGAGCGCGCTGTTGTGGCCGGCGCGGCTGCTGGTGGCTCCGTCGTTGGCGCGGGACCTCGCGTCGTTCGTCCACACGTTGCCCCCGGTGGGGGTGATGGTGGTGGCGCACTACGTGTGGCTGCGCGTGGCGGAGGTCCCCTTCGAGGAGGCGGCGGTGCTCCGCGCGGAGTCGCGCACGCGGGAGCGGGCCCTGCGCGGTTCCGGTCGGGGCGGGAAGGCGGGGGCCATCCCCCTGCGCAAGGCGCCGTTCCGATTGGCGGCGCGCGGACGTCCCGAGGTGGCGCTCGTCTGGAAGAACCTCATCGCGCGCAAGCGGCTGGGGGGCGGCGCCTTGTCCCTCGTCGTGTTCCTGCTGACGGGAGGCGTGGTCGCCGCGCTCATGGGGGACGCCCGCCTGTTCACGGACACGCGGCGGGTGCTGGGCCCCCTGGCGCTGACGGCGGCGGTGCTGCTGACGGTGATGGGCCCGAGCGCGTTCCGGATGGACCTGCGGATGGACATGCCCAAGCTGGACCTGTTGCGCGCGCTGCCCCTGGCCGGCTGGCAGGTGGTGGGGGCGGAGCTGGCGGCGTCGGCGCTCGCGGTGGGGGCGTTCCAGGTCGGGTTGCTGGGTGTGGCCCTGGGGATGGGGCCGGGCGTGGAGGACGAAGGGCTGCGTGCCGCGTGGGGCCCGGGACTGCTGTCGCTCGGCTTCGTGCTGCCGGCGGTGTCGCTCGCGGGGCTCTTCGTGCAGAACGCGGCGGTGGTGTTGTTCCCCGCCTGGGTTCCCGCGGACCGGGGTGAGCGGGCGCGGGGCATCGAGGCCCTGGGGCAGCGCTTGTTGACGTTGATGGGCTCGCTGGTGGTGACGCTGGTGGGGCTCGCGCCCGCGTCGCTGGTGGGCCTGGTGGTGGGCTTCCCGCTGTGGCCATCGCTGGAGGTCTGGTCGCTGCCCTGGGCGGCGGCCGCCGCGGCGCTGGTGCTGGTGGCGGAGGTGGGGGTGGGCATCGCCCTGGTGGGCCGGGCTTTCGAACACCTCGACGTGGCCGAGGACCGCCCCGAGTAG